The following DNA comes from candidate division WOR-3 bacterium.
TTCATCATGGCCTCCGCCATGATTTTAAAACAAATTGAAAAAGAATCAAGAGACAAATCCATTTTTATCACCCCCACCTTAATCCTCCCCCATCAAAGGGGGAGGAAAAAGTGAGGAGTACTCAGCTCTAACGAACCTTGCAAGAACAAAAGATTTATGTATAATTTAAAATATGACGCGGAAAAATCTTATTGCCCGTAATGCGATTTTGAACATCGTAGGCCATACCTTACCGCTGATCATCGGCATCGTTGTGCTTCCTTATATCATAAGATATCTGGGATCCGATCGCTTTGGTGTGTTGTCGCTGATTTGGGTGGTGTTGGCTTACCTCATGTTTTTTGACTTCGGTTTAGGCAGGGCCACGACTAAATACACGGCTGAGGCCCTGGGCAGGAATGAATTAACGCTAATACCCAGTTTAGTTTGGACCTCGGTGAGCATCCAATTATTAATTGGCATCAGCCTCAGCGGTGTCATGCTGGCCCTCATTCCTTTTTTTACCGAACGGATCCTGAACATTCCCCCTCATTTAATACACGAAACCCGTGCTGCCTTTAATATCATCTCTATCTCCCTTCCTTTGTTGATCGCTTCCTCACCCATTCGAGGAACCCTGGAAGCTGCCCAACGCTTTGACCTGGTGAATATCGGAGTAGTGCTCTCCGGAATTTTTCATTTCCTTCTTCCTTTATTCGGCTGCTTACTAAATTTTGATCTCCCGGGGATTGTCCTCCTCCTCACTATCTCTCGCATTGTCATCTTGCTATTGTTCTTTCTATTTAATTTCTCGATTTTTCCCCAAATTAAAAAGATCAGGGTTGATTATCGCATCTTGCCGAAATTATTTTTATTCGGTGGTTGGATAACCCTGGGCAATCTCGTCGGACCAATAATCAGGTATTTCGACCGCTTCATCATCGGTTCAATTATTGCCATCGGCGCCGTCACCTATTATACGGCTCCCTTTGATATTGTCGAGCGGTTGTGGATAATCCCCACAAGTTTGATAATGACGCTCTTTCCGGCCTTCAGTGAAATTGCCGTGCAAGGCGACAAAAATGAGTTAAAAAATCTGTATCTCCAGGCACTCAAATATCTTATTATCGTTTCTGGGCCCGTGCTTTTTATTTTTCTGATCCTGAGCGATAATGTTTTACAATTATGGCTCGGTACCCAATTTGTTGCGAAAAGCAATAATGTTTTACGTATTCTCTTGTTAGCCTCTTCATTTGCCATCCTCGCGCCAGTTCCGGGAAGTCTCCTCCAGGGCATTGGCCGACCTGATATTGTGACCAAGATCTATTTCTGCGAACTCATCCCAAATTTTTTGATGGTCTATTTTTTTGTAAAATGGTTGGGAATAAACGGTGCCGCGTTAAATTTTGCTATCCGTTCCACAATTGAAACACTTTTACTTTTTTACTTTTCATCAAAAAAAATTGGATTTTCTATCCAAATGTATGCCGAGAACGATTTACTTAAAACTCTGGCTCTCACGCTGGGAATGGGTGTGGTCTTTTTTGGGTTAGCACTTTTTTGGGATATTTTCACATTTAAAATTCTCATTTCCCTCTTCTTATTATTCAGTTCTCTCTTTTTAACCTGGCGCTGGCTTCTCAACAGCCATGAAAAGAAGACGGTGCTTTCCACATTGCATTTTATTTTTAAATCAAGATGCGAATAGCCATCTTTCATAATCTACCATCCGGAGGATCGAAAAGGGCACTTTACGGATTTGTTAAATATTTGAAGATAAAAAACTACTCAATGGATCTTTTTCTTCCCGAGACTGCCAACGAAGATTTTTTGCCTTTAAAAGATTATGTGAATAAATTGAGAATATTTCCCGTAAAACGGTCGCCCGCCGGGATGTTTAAATCCTTTTGTTGTTATCTCCCACCGCTGAAGTTTTCCCTTGCAGATATTGAAGATGCCCAGAAAAAAATTGCCCAGGCTATTGAGCAGGACGATTATGAAGTAATCTATGTGGATCAGGACCGCTTCACCAATTCGCCTTTTCTTCTTAAGTTTGTCAACAAACCATCAGTCTATTATTGTGCCCAACCATCCCGAAAAAGTGAGATGGAGATTTTAAGAAAGAATTTATTTAAAATTACGAACCAGGGATTGTTTGAGAAACTCAGAAAATGTTGGCAGGCCTATGCTGGAAATCGGTTAGAAAAGATCGATATCGAAAATGCCTCCCATGCCCGGTATTTACTCACCAATTCCTTTTTCTCCCACGAAAATATTATGCGGGTCTACGGAATAAATTCTTATGTCTGCTATCTGGGGGTTGATACCGAGTTTTTTAAACCCCTCGACCTCCCCAAAAACCATTTTGTCCTCTCGGTGGGCGAGTGTGCTTTCCATAAAGGATATGATTTCATAATCCGCGCCCTCGGTCTAATCGACCCGCGGATTCGACCGAAATTTTTGATCGTTGCCAACAATGTTGATCCGGCCTGGAAATCATTTCTTTATACGCTTGCCCAGGCACATGAAGTAGAGTTAGTAGTGAAGCAAAATATCAGTGATCACGAACTCCTGGAACTTTACAATCAAACAAAGATGATTGTCTATGCGCCGTATCTTGAGCCCTTCGGTCTGGTGCCGCTGGAGGCGATGGCTTGTGCAACGCCAGTGGTAGCTGTGAAAGAAGGAGGAGTACGGGAAAGTGTCATTCATAACGAGACCGGGATCTTGACTGAACGGGATGAAATACATTTTGCCGAAGCGATCCGTGAATTATTAGGTGATCAAAAGCGACAATCTCAATTGGGAAAAAGGGGACGGGCATGGGTCCACAGTTCCTGGACTTTGCGGCATGCCGGGGAACGGTTGATCGCCCATTTAAATAGAGCCGTAGCGAATTCTGCCCCGGGTGGTACCTGCTGAGTCCTCTCAACTTTTTGTCAAATCATTTTTATGTGCTAAATTATTAGCGGTAGCCGCACTCTTCAGGGTGCGAATACCCCAAGATTTAAAAACATTTATCCGCAGGCTAAAGCCTGCGCCTACCATTTTACCAGTTACCACCCGACGACTTCAGGTTGGCATTTTTTATTTATGCAAGGCTAAAGCCTTGCCCTACAAAAGTATCCAGCGCTAAATCATTG
Coding sequences within:
- a CDS encoding flippase encodes the protein MTRKNLIARNAILNIVGHTLPLIIGIVVLPYIIRYLGSDRFGVLSLIWVVLAYLMFFDFGLGRATTKYTAEALGRNELTLIPSLVWTSVSIQLLIGISLSGVMLALIPFFTERILNIPPHLIHETRAAFNIISISLPLLIASSPIRGTLEAAQRFDLVNIGVVLSGIFHFLLPLFGCLLNFDLPGIVLLLTISRIVILLLFFLFNFSIFPQIKKIRVDYRILPKLFLFGGWITLGNLVGPIIRYFDRFIIGSIIAIGAVTYYTAPFDIVERLWIIPTSLIMTLFPAFSEIAVQGDKNELKNLYLQALKYLIIVSGPVLFIFLILSDNVLQLWLGTQFVAKSNNVLRILLLASSFAILAPVPGSLLQGIGRPDIVTKIYFCELIPNFLMVYFFVKWLGINGAALNFAIRSTIETLLLFYFSSKKIGFSIQMYAENDLLKTLALTLGMGVVFFGLALFWDIFTFKILISLFLLFSSLFLTWRWLLNSHEKKTVLSTLHFIFKSRCE
- a CDS encoding glycosyltransferase, whose amino-acid sequence is MRIAIFHNLPSGGSKRALYGFVKYLKIKNYSMDLFLPETANEDFLPLKDYVNKLRIFPVKRSPAGMFKSFCCYLPPLKFSLADIEDAQKKIAQAIEQDDYEVIYVDQDRFTNSPFLLKFVNKPSVYYCAQPSRKSEMEILRKNLFKITNQGLFEKLRKCWQAYAGNRLEKIDIENASHARYLLTNSFFSHENIMRVYGINSYVCYLGVDTEFFKPLDLPKNHFVLSVGECAFHKGYDFIIRALGLIDPRIRPKFLIVANNVDPAWKSFLYTLAQAHEVELVVKQNISDHELLELYNQTKMIVYAPYLEPFGLVPLEAMACATPVVAVKEGGVRESVIHNETGILTERDEIHFAEAIRELLGDQKRQSQLGKRGRAWVHSSWTLRHAGERLIAHLNRAVANSAPGGTC